ACTTGCAAGAGGGAGATGATTTGGAATCTTCCCAAAGCAAAGTAGAGGCAAGCCTTTCTATTGATGAATATCATCGTTTAAGTGAACAAGAGTCACGAAAAGAAGAAATTCTGCATTTTACGAAAGAACTTAATGAATATGGGCTGACCTTTAAAGAACTGATTAAACAGTCGCCTAAACATGCCGATGCACGTCAGAATGCGATTAAAGTAGCTGTTATTTTAAATGAAAATGAAGATTTAAAAGCCATACTTACAGAAAAAAAACAACTGCCTGTCAAACAGCTTGAAAAGCTTGTTGAAGTTAGCAGAAAAACAATCGAACGAAACAGAAAATATATCATTGCCATGTTTATTATTTTATCTGGAAACTATGTATACCTGAGAGAGTATTTAAAAGGGGTGCTTCATTCATGAAAAAAGGAATCGTTGTTGAAAAATCGGGAGGAATTGTCACGTTGCTTACCCCTGACGGACAATTTTTAAAAACTAAACAGCATGAAAGTATTTGTGAAATTGGCGAGGAAATCACATTTATGCCGGAAACAAGGGTAGATAGAAGGCGTGCCGGCTTTTTTGATTTGCTCCGGCTTCGCCCTGTTCAGTCAGGCGTTATTTCAATAGCGGCCATTGTGTTGTTTGTTTTTACAATTTTACCGATGTTCGCTGATAATAAGGCGTATGCTTATATGACGATTGATATTAACCCCAGCTTTGAGTTGACGTTGGACAGTAAATGTCAAGTGCTGTCAATCAGTGCGTTAAATGCCGAAGGTGAAAACTTATTAAATGGGATGAATGATTGGAGAAAAAAGGACGTAAGAAAAGTGGTAGACGAGATTATTGCGAACAGCTCCAAATCCCATTATCTTGTAAAAAATCAAGAAATTCTTATTTCAACAGTTTTTGAAAATGATACACAGAATACATATCAAACAGATGTAAACAACCGAATAGATGAAATTTCAACGAACTACAGAAAAAAAGACTATAAGATGAGAACCCTGAAATCTGATTTAGATACTAGAAAAAAAGCGAAAGAACAAGGCGTTTCTACAGGGAAATACCTTGAAGGCGAAGAGCAATCAAAGGTCCTTGAAAAAGAACCGGATTCAAAAAGCGACGATAACCTTTCGAATGATTCTGAAGAAAAGGAATCCTCGAAAACTCCAGGAATAGACACAGATAAAGAAACTTCAGAGCAGGAAGATCGCAACGAAAACATCCCAAATGACGCCGAAAAAGACCAAACTTCCGACAATGTACCAGCTGAAGACGAAACTGAGAAATCAGAAGATGGGAATCCAGAAAATGTACCTGAAAAACCATCAGACAAAGATCAGCAAAATGATGAAGAGGAAAACGAGAGCTGGTCAGGCGAAAAAGATGACAATGAAAACGAAACTAATAAAAACGATGAAAAAGATGATAATGAAGACAAAACTAATAAAAACGATAATAAAGATGAAATTCACAAAAATGAGAAAGAAGACAGAAAGAACGATTTACATGATCGTAAAAATGAACATGAAGAAAATAAGGACGAGAGTTATTATTCGAAAAAAAAGTGGAAGGATAATGACGAATTTTTTCTATCCAAATATGACAAAAAGAGAGAGAGAAGAGAGGAGAGAGAAGAGAGCGATAAGAGAAATAAACAGCACTCTGAAAAAAAACCGCCGAGAAATCCCGGCGATTAATCTATGGTTATTTTGTATTTCCATTTAATTGAGCTTGTGCTTGTTGAACCAAACGTTTGGTGATTTCTCCCCCGACAGATCCATTGGCCCGTGACACAGTGTCTGACCCCAATTGAACTCCGAATTCTTCTGCGATTTCAAATTTATATTGATCAAGAATTTGTTCGGCTGCCGGAACAAGTAATTTATTTCTTCGTGCCATGTTTTTTTACCCCCCTTTATATAAAAATTGCTGCATGTATAGTGTTGGCTGCCTCCTAATTTTTATGCTGGCAATTGTTGAGGGATATAAAACTTTGCATTCAAAAAAACCGGACATATGCCCGTAATTTGAACGCTTACTTTTTTACATTGGCCGATCAGAAAGTGCATGCTGGACAATGGATTGGGCGGATACCTGCAAATGAAAGCATAGAATCGAAAGAACAGTAGCAGCTGTTAATTCCTTCACCATTTCCCAGTCTTCATTGTTTAGATGTGGAAATAAACCAGCAAGCTGCTCTGCTTCTTTTTTTAGTATAATCGTGATTTCGTTATCTTTCAGTGAATAATTTTTTTCTTCAGACAGCATAATGGATAAAAGCCGGGCGCAGCCCTCGTAAAAATCGATAGGGCTGACGACATCGTCAGACCGGTCATCAATGTTGTTAAAAAGCAGCTTTAAAATGTTTCTGATCGTGTCAAAGTCATAAATGGACTTTAAGTCTCGTACAATTAAAAGAATCACCACTTGATCGACAGAATATTTTTTGCCGAGCTCTGGATGGCCGATTAAATCTTTTATATCTCGTTTAATCCAATTTTGAATGGCTGAAGGCTTTAAGGATGTCAGCTCACATAAATTTCCTAATTCAACAATTTCATTTGTTGAAAAGCCGTAATCCTTTTTTTGTTTTCGTTTTTCATACCTCATCAAAAAAAGAGGGACGACTGTGTCGTGCTTGCTTCTTTCTGACTTACTGATTATTTCTAAAGGTTTCTCATCGATTTCGCCCTTTAGCGAATGTAATAGCTTAACCATTTCCATTCGGTTTAAGTTGTGGAGTTTCATAACTCACCTCTGTATCAGCTTTCTTCGTTGATTTTTGGGATAAAGCTTGTCTTTATAAGTGATATTTCTTGCAATTTTAAATGATTCTTATATAATTTTCTATATAAGTTCATTTGATCTTATTATAACATGGAGGGTAAAAATGGGAAAAAGAATCTTTTTCTTTTTGTTGTCTAATATACTTGTTATCACAACGATTGGCATTGTGTTGACAATTGTAAGTTCCGCAACAGGAGTCAATGGATACTTCACAGCAGGCGGCATCAACCTTGTCTATCTGCTTGTGTTTAGTGCGATCGTCGGCTTTACGGGATCGTTTATATCCTTGGCAATGTCTCGCTGGATGGCGAAAATGATGATGGGTGTACGGGTACTCAACCCGGCAAAACAATCGCTGTCGCTTGAAGAAGAACGCTTGGTTGAGCGGGTGCACAGGCTTGCTCGCGCGGCGGGCATTACTAAAATGCCTGAAGTAGGTATTTATCAGTCACCTGAGGTTAACGCCTTTGCAACCGGCCCTTCGAAAAACAAATCGTTAGTAGCCGTTTCTGCAGGTCTTCTAAATGAAATGGACGATGATGCGGTCGAAGGGGTTCTGGCTCATGAGGTAGCACATATTGCCAACGGCGACATGGTTACGATGACCCTTCTGCAAGGGCTGGTCAATACGTTTGTCGTCTTCTTCGCCAGAGTTGCTGCTTGGATCGCTTCAAGATTCGTAAGGGAAGATCTAGCTCCAATTGTTCATTTTATTGCAGTGATCATCTTCCAAATTGTCTTTTCAATTTTAGGAAGCCTTGTTGTTTTTGCTTACTCTCGCCATCGCGAATTTCATGCGGACAGAGGAGGAGCCGATTTGGCAGGCAAAGACAAAATGATTCATGCACTTCGTTCTTTGCAACACTACTCATCCCGTGTAAGAGAAGAAGAGCAAGCATCTGTGGCGACTTTAAAAATCAATGGCAGGAGAAAATCATCCATTTTCTCAACTCACCCTGATCTGAACGAACGAATCAGCCGGCTGGAAGCAAAATAATAAGTGTTCATGGGATGTACAGTGAAGAGAGCGTTTAATATTTAGCTTTCGTACACTCATCCGAGCTGATCGTTGGATGAACTAATTTGTGATAAAGTAACTATGGGAGCATCTCTTGCCGAAGAGATGCTTCTTTTTGCGTACTGGAATAGTTAATCAAGTGAATTAGACTTTTAAAACGACAAGATTTTCTATATACTGTAGTTTGTATTTAATTCCAAAGTGAGGACTCTCATGAAAATAAAGTTGCAAAAAATCCTGAATATATTAACACCTTTTCAATTAATCGCCCTTTATTATGTTCTGGCTATTACGATTTCAGTCGTTTTACTCAGTTTGCCTGTTGCACATAAGGGAGGCGTTCAATGGTCATTTGTTGACGGACTGTTTACTGCGGTAAGTGCGGTAAGTGTGACCGGCTTAACAGTAGTAAATACAGCCGAAACCTTTAGCACAGCGGGGTACTTTATTTTAGCCCTAGTGCTGCAGTTGGGCGGAATTGGTATTATGACGCTAGGTACCTTAGTCTGGATCATAGTCGGAAAGCGAATTGGCCTGAAAGAACGAATGCTTATTATGGCCGAGCATAATCAATCCCATTTATCTGGGATCGTAAAATTGATAAAACAGGTATTAATGCTCATCCTATTAATTGAATTTATTGGCGGCCTGATCCTTAGTCTTTATTTTTTGACCTACTATGATGCGAAGGAGGCTTTTTTACACGGCTTCTTCGCGAGTATTAGTGCAACTACCAATGGAGGATTTGATATTACCGGTGACTCGATGGTTCCTTTTAAAGATGACTATTTTGTCCAGTTGATTACCATGATTTTGATTATTTTGGGTGCCATTGGTTTTCCTGTTTTAGTTGAAGTGAAGAATTTTTTGTTTTCAAGGAATCAAAGAACTCGCTTTAGCCTTTTTTCGAAGTTGACAACCATTACGTTTTTTTTCTTAGTTACCGGCGGCGCAATGGGGATATTTGCCTTGGAAGCACGATTCTCATTTTCAGGAATGTCATGGCATGAAATCCTTTTTTATTCGTTATTTCAATCCGTTGCAACGAGGAGCGGAGGGCTTACGACGATTGATATCAGCCAATTTTCGGAACAAACACTGCTATTTATCTGTGCCTTAATGTTTGTCGGTGCATCTCCCAGTTCTGTTGGAGGCGGTATAAGGACAACGACGTTTGCTCTTAATTTGCTGGCGTTGTTTCATTTTGCAAGAGGGAACAAATCTGTTAAAATTTTCAAACGGGAGCTTTATCAGGAAGACCTGTTAAAATCGTTAGTCGTTACAATGATGGCGATACTGCTCGTTTTTGCTTCTACACTTCTTTTGACAATTACAGAGAAGCATTCATTCGTCGCCGTTCTATTTGAAGTATGCTCAGCCTTTGGTACAACTGGTTTATCAATCGGAATTACGCCTGATTTAACTCCTTTCGGAAAATGTGTGCTGATGATTATCATGTTTATTGGAAGAATTGGTATCTTAACAATGTTGTATTTGATTGGAAGGAAAGTAGTCGAAGCCGATTATCATTATCCTAAGGAACGGGTGATTATCGGATAGTTAATTAGACGAAAGAGACAAAAGGGGAAGATGTCATGCGAAAGCTCAATTTACTGCTATTACTTATAATGGGATTGTTGCTGTCAAATGGATGTACAAACGAACAGACACCTGATCAAAGCATGGAGGAGTTTGTTAATCAATGGAATAAACAGGAATTTTCCAATATGTACGGAAAGCTATCAGCAAATGCACAAAAGTCCATTTCAAAGGATCAGTTTGTCGAAAGATATGAAAAGATTTATGAAGATATAGGTGCAAAAGATCTAAAAGTAAAAATAGCAAAGCAGGAAGACGAGGAAAAGCAAGGCAAGCAAGGGACGACAGAAAAAATTCCTTATGAAGTATCAATGAACACAATAGCGGGACCTGTTTCTTTTCAAGGCGAAGCTGAATTAGTACAAGAAAAAACTTACGACAAAAATCAATGGAAGCTCAATTGGAATCCTTCCTTCCTGTTCTCCCAGCTTAATGAAGGCGAAACAATTCAAATCGCGGCGAATGAACCGAAACGCGGCCAAATTTTTGACCGGAATGGGCAGCCGCTCGCGATCAATGCAACAGTAAATGAAATCGGCGTCGTCCCGGGACAATTGGGTTCCGAAAAAGAAAAAGTGAT
This window of the Bacillus gobiensis genome carries:
- the sigI gene encoding RNA polymerase sigma factor SigI, translated to MKPVFSLLLRTSKKQTLEESINIIQKGDLELRNDLIHQYKPFVAKTVSSVCKRYIDEKDDEFSIGLIAFNEAIEKYSSEKGNSLLAFAELIIKRKVIDYIRKEAKNAQNIYMDLQEGDDLESSQSKVEASLSIDEYHRLSEQESRKEEILHFTKELNEYGLTFKELIKQSPKHADARQNAIKVAVILNENEDLKAILTEKKQLPVKQLEKLVEVSRKTIERNRKYIIAMFIILSGNYVYLREYLKGVLHS
- a CDS encoding alpha/beta-type small acid-soluble spore protein encodes the protein MARRNKLLVPAAEQILDQYKFEIAEEFGVQLGSDTVSRANGSVGGEITKRLVQQAQAQLNGNTK
- a CDS encoding anti-sigma factor domain-containing protein, whose translation is MKKGIVVEKSGGIVTLLTPDGQFLKTKQHESICEIGEEITFMPETRVDRRRAGFFDLLRLRPVQSGVISIAAIVLFVFTILPMFADNKAYAYMTIDINPSFELTLDSKCQVLSISALNAEGENLLNGMNDWRKKDVRKVVDEIIANSSKSHYLVKNQEILISTVFENDTQNTYQTDVNNRIDEISTNYRKKDYKMRTLKSDLDTRKKAKEQGVSTGKYLEGEEQSKVLEKEPDSKSDDNLSNDSEEKESSKTPGIDTDKETSEQEDRNENIPNDAEKDQTSDNVPAEDETEKSEDGNPENVPEKPSDKDQQNDEEENESWSGEKDDNENETNKNDEKDDNEDKTNKNDNKDEIHKNEKEDRKNDLHDRKNEHEENKDESYYSKKKWKDNDEFFLSKYDKKRERREEREESDKRNKQHSEKKPPRNPGD
- the htpX gene encoding protease HtpX; amino-acid sequence: MGKRIFFFLLSNILVITTIGIVLTIVSSATGVNGYFTAGGINLVYLLVFSAIVGFTGSFISLAMSRWMAKMMMGVRVLNPAKQSLSLEEERLVERVHRLARAAGITKMPEVGIYQSPEVNAFATGPSKNKSLVAVSAGLLNEMDDDAVEGVLAHEVAHIANGDMVTMTLLQGLVNTFVVFFARVAAWIASRFVREDLAPIVHFIAVIIFQIVFSILGSLVVFAYSRHREFHADRGGADLAGKDKMIHALRSLQHYSSRVREEEQASVATLKINGRRKSSIFSTHPDLNERISRLEAK
- a CDS encoding TrkH family potassium uptake protein, with the translated sequence MKIKLQKILNILTPFQLIALYYVLAITISVVLLSLPVAHKGGVQWSFVDGLFTAVSAVSVTGLTVVNTAETFSTAGYFILALVLQLGGIGIMTLGTLVWIIVGKRIGLKERMLIMAEHNQSHLSGIVKLIKQVLMLILLIEFIGGLILSLYFLTYYDAKEAFLHGFFASISATTNGGFDITGDSMVPFKDDYFVQLITMILIILGAIGFPVLVEVKNFLFSRNQRTRFSLFSKLTTITFFFLVTGGAMGIFALEARFSFSGMSWHEILFYSLFQSVATRSGGLTTIDISQFSEQTLLFICALMFVGASPSSVGGGIRTTTFALNLLALFHFARGNKSVKIFKRELYQEDLLKSLVVTMMAILLVFASTLLLTITEKHSFVAVLFEVCSAFGTTGLSIGITPDLTPFGKCVLMIIMFIGRIGILTMLYLIGRKVVEADYHYPKERVIIG
- a CDS encoding DUF1836 domain-containing protein, with translation MKLHNLNRMEMVKLLHSLKGEIDEKPLEIISKSERSKHDTVVPLFLMRYEKRKQKKDYGFSTNEIVELGNLCELTSLKPSAIQNWIKRDIKDLIGHPELGKKYSVDQVVILLIVRDLKSIYDFDTIRNILKLLFNNIDDRSDDVVSPIDFYEGCARLLSIMLSEEKNYSLKDNEITIILKKEAEQLAGLFPHLNNEDWEMVKELTAATVLSILCFHLQVSAQSIVQHALSDRPM